Sequence from the Nerophis ophidion isolate RoL-2023_Sa linkage group LG10, RoL_Noph_v1.0, whole genome shotgun sequence genome:
ggctatataagtaaacattgattgattgattgattgattgaactctaaattggccctagtgtgtgaatgtgagtgtgaatgttgtctgtgttggccctgtgatgaggtggcgacttgtcaccgtcttccgcccaaatgcagctaagataggctccagcaacctagctgcgaccccaaaaaggacaagcggtagaaaaatggacggaTGTCCACATTGGTTAAGTTagtagtaatccatccatccatccatccatccatcttcttccgcttatctgaggttgggtcgtgggggcagcagcctaagcccagacttccctctccccagtcacttcgtctagctcttcccgggggatcccaaggcgttcccaggccagccgagggacgtagtcttcccaacgtgtcctgggttttccccgtggcctcctaccggttggacgtgccctaaacatctccctcgggaggcgttcgggtggcatcctgaccagatgcccgaaccacctcatctggctcctctcgatgtgaaggagcagcggctttactttgagtccctcccggatggcagagcttctcaccctatctctaagggagagccccgccgtgatcttatcctttcggtcatgacccaaagctcatgaccataggtgaggatgggaacttgagaggttttgccttccggctcagctccttcttcaccacaacggatcgatacaatgtcagcattactgaagacaccgcaccgatccccATGTCAACCTCACGAtcgactcttccctcactcgtgaacaagactccaaggtacttgagcTCCGccgcttggggcagggtctcctccccaacccggagatggcactccacccttttccgggagagaaccatggactcggaggtgctgattctcatcccggtcgcttcacatttggctgcgaaccgatccagtgagagctgaagatccctgtcagatgaagccatcaggaccacatcatctgcaaaaagacgagacctaatcccgcggtcaccaaaccggaacccctcaacgccttgactgcgcctagaaattctgtccataaaagttatgaacagaatcggtgacaaaggacagccttggcggagtccaaccctcactggaaacgtgtttgatttactgccggcaatgcggaccaagctctgacactgatcgtacagggagtggaccgccacaataagacagtccggtaccccatactctcttgaGTAGTAATGTTTCCTTGATTTGGGCTGTGGTGAAATTTTTAAAATGGTGTTGTCAATATTGCaactgtaatatttgaatgataaattaatgtgttgtggcagcTGCGGATTTCACCAATGCGGCAGTTTGAGGAAACAGTTGATTGTTTTTCCAAACAcgttttagaatgtgcttgttttatttttggccagAGACCAAGAAAACGATCTGaagctgtctttatttttaagttattatgccatgattttaccagtctggcctgcgtgggaatagattttttctccttgtggcccctcagctaaaaatgagtttgatacccctgattctctctctctctctcacacacacacacacacacacacgatatgTTTGCAGCTTGGGTTGGATCACTGTGTAGCTTTTTAATTTAGTTGGACTATTGCATGAGCATTCTGCAGTACAGTGAGATTTCTCACACATATATTATGCAATCAAGGCTGGATTGAACAAATTAGCTTTAAAATAGGTCATGTGCATGATTCCGAATTTAGATTGACTAAGAATTAGTATTTACCCATCTTCTGACATACCGCTATGTGTTTAATCTAGTTTTAATAGAAGCCCTGACTACACCTTTTTAATTTAATCCTCATATAAAATGAATATTTGCAAGCAGTAGTGACATTTAGCTATCATTGGGATCAGCGTGATACTGACACTGCTGGTCAAATATATATAAAGGGGATTTCTGACAGGCAGCTCGCGTTAATCTTGCTTTGCTGCCACCCAGCGTCGTTTTTCTAGTACTACAGTGTAATTGTTTGTATTCTTTCACTGGCAGCCACTACAATTCTTTACTTTACATCTgacttatacagtatatgtatatagtgacaagcagtagtaaatggatggatggattgatggatattaACACAACTGTATAGGTAAATGTACAATCAATTATGTTACGTTAAACCGTAGAACCACCTCAAATGTAATTGCCAAGATCCGCATGTTAATCATCAACTCCTCTTGTATGTGCATGTGTAAAGAAGCCGTTCATCCTACTGGCCGTATTGTTTATTTAAAGAAATTATATTATTCTGTACATTGTTCATTAACCCGTACCTCGCAAATATATGTACAAAGTTCACAGCTGTCACCTAATTAATTACAATATCCGTCaggaataagaaaaaaaaaaaaaaagagtagcaAGATGAAAGGTGAGCAAGTTGAGCAGGAGTCGACAACAGTGCAATAATACTGGACTAAAAATCTGTTTTTGGATTCCAGCAAACCAAAAAATCAAGTTCCGTCTTATCAGTGCGCTCTACCTGCACTCCTTTGGATGATTGGCATTGTAATAATGAGTGTCACTGGAACGAGGAAGGCGAATAAAAGGCTAAAAGGTGGAGGGTCCGGGTAAGGACGGTGGACCAGGCTCAGTTTGTCCTCTGAGGCACGCAGCCTTCCATCTCCAGGACCTCCGGCCATCCCTCATACTTGTTTGTGTCTGCGCTGTTCTTGATGTGCtgcatagaagaaaaaaaacatgttgaagAACAGGAAATACAAAGATTAACATCACGGCCTTTACTGCGTTTAAAACAAGCATGGAAAAACACTGGCTCGGTTAGGTCACTGGAAAACGTAGGAACCGGATAGACTTCCAACATTCCTCAGGTATGTTAGTTCCGCATCTGAGTACAGTGGGCAGCGTTTCAATACTTACTTTTCAGCCAAAATAAAAAGGACatgctttaaaaacaaaaacaatcattGGATAAAGTGAAGTTGCAAACTTGGAAGCGCAATGTAGTGAGGGATACAGACACCAAAAATATAAAGACAAATCACATTTTATCGCAAATACTTATATTTTGCATGCAAAAAAACAATGCAAActaggtttaaaggcctactgaaacccaccactacccagcacgcagtctgaaagtttatacatcaatgatgaaatattaacattgcaacacatgccaatacggcctgtttagttttactaaattacaattttaaatttcccgcagagtttcttgttgaaaacgtcgtggaatgatgacgcgtgcgcgtgacgtctcgagttggaggggacatattagcgcagcaccactagcggctaaaagtcgtctcttctcatcgcgcaattaaacagtattctggacatctgtgttgctgaatcttttgcaatttgttcaattaataatggaaaagtcaaagtagaaagatggaggtgggaagctttagcctttagccacacaaacacacggtgtttccttgtttaaaattcccggaggtgaagctttactatggatcagagcggtcaagcgaacatggatcccgaccaaatgtcaaccggcaggtttcagtgagaaatttgtggtaaaaagtcgcctcttaccggagatctgtggaacctctgtcgtgctgctgctgccgtgactaattccctcagagactgacgTCAAGACACCCGGGGACAcatacctccgactatcaggtactatataatcccgctaaaacactaccaacacaatagtAATATGAGGGATTTCtccaaattatcctagtaaatgtgtctaaaaacatctgaatcgctcgaaatgcaatcgcttttttttttttactttattttttttttctagtccttcgctattaatatcttcagccacgaatctttcatcctcgctcaaaataatggggaaattgtcgttctctcagtccgaatagctctttttgttggagactcccattgtaaacaatgtgaggatgcgaggagcccgCACACGGGTAACGTCATCctgtgctacttccggtacaggcaagacttttttattaacgaccaaaagtggcgaactttatcgtggatgttctctactaaatcctttcagcaaaaatatggcaatatcgcgaaatgatcaagtatgacacatagaatggacctgctatccccgtttaaataaaatctaatttcagtaggcctttaacactaacATAATTAACATTTGTTGCTTTCTTTTGGCTTCTGATTGGCTAAAAGGGCATTACAGGTGTCCCATGTTACATTGGCGTTCGTAGACACCATTTTTTTTGTCCTCAACTGTTCCATTCTTGGACACTGAAGCAAAATTttcttcaggaaaaaaaaaaagtcacactaCCTGCTCAAACGGACTCTTGGTCTTGATCCCTTTCCCTCCGACAAAGATCCAGTTATCCCGGAAGCCCAAGTTGTTGATGCTTGAGCTCCCCAGATCAGCGATTAGCTTTCGGGCTTCGCCATTGAGCCTGcgaaccaaacaaacaaacaaaaaaaaaaaaaactgcgtcACTTGATGACAGCATGAAACGTGCGAAAAAAAACAAAGCTTCTTACTTGGTGGAGGGATCGTCAAAAGACGCCATCATGGTGATCGTGCCTTCCGGGATTGCCTTCAAGAACTGGATAAGGGGGGCCACATCTGGGAGGGGACACAGTAAAACTCTACATGCTTTGTAAAGATGTCGAACATTTTTGAAAGCAGTTCTTACCTCCTCCCCACATGTCAAAGGAGTCCGTCTTGTTAACCTCTCCTGTTTTTCCTGCGGGAGACATTTGATTGTGTAGTGATAACACATAAGTGGCATAAAAGGTGACTTTATTACCATTGACAAGAACGATGTTGATTCCTCTTCCAACGTTATTCTTCACGCCGCTCATTATCCTGAAAAAGGACAACGTGACAGAGTCCGTGTTTGACTTGACACCTTCATCAAACACCACTTACAGTTTGTCCTCCAAACAGATTTTAGGCCCCACCACGCTGGCCGCGCCGCTCGCCATCTTGAAGGCAAAGTGTCTATCGGGACACGCCTTCGACAGTCCACATTTGTGTCGGACTGGTGTGACCCCTGGGTGGGTGGGGGACACAAAATGAGAGATTTTGATGTGAGAGGAATGGGCAAAATTCTAAGAaacaaagaagggaaaaaaaacttaCGGTCGTCTCTATGCATTGGTAAGGATTTGActggaagacaaaaaaaaagagcttTAGGAGATTTCAAGATGCAGATTTCAGGGTTTTACTTACAATTAAGCCTGggctgtgtgtttatgtatgaatatatacattcatattgttaTACTTgattattaagagtatgtgataGCTCagctcctaccttgtttacttctgtgacaacctcttaaaggcctactgaaatgagattttatttaaacgagaatagcaggtccattctatgtgtcatacttgatcatttcgcgatattgccatatttttgctgaaaggatttagtagagaacattgacgataaagttcacaacttttggtcgctaataaaaaagcccggCCTTtaccgtgcgcgtgacgtcatgagttgcaGGGCtctacacatattcacattgtttataatggaagcCACCAGCAGTgaaagcaattcggaccgagaaagcgacaatttccccattagtttgagcgaggatgaaagattcgtgaattaggatattgttagtgaaggactagaaaaaaaaaagaaaaaaaagatactgctccgggtggcggcagtgtgagcgtttcagatgtaattagacacatttactaagataattctggaagatcgcttattgttttaatagtgttttagtgagattgtaaagacatacctcgaggtcggatggctgcggtgaacacagtgtctcagagag
This genomic interval carries:
- the fam3c gene encoding protein FAM3C isoform X1, which codes for MVVTRMVRAGGIVKLAAIIFTFVLAAYLAFELLEVKMDFKLGNVIVKSLPMHRDDRVTPVRHKCGLSKACPDRHFAFKMASGAASVVGPKICLEDKLIMSGVKNNVGRGINIVLVNGNKVTFYATYVLSLHNQMSPAGKTGEVNKTDSFDMWGGDVAPLIQFLKAIPEGTITMMASFDDPSTKLNGEARKLIADLGSSSINNLGFRDNWIFVGGKGIKTKSPFEQHIKNSADTNKYEGWPEVLEMEGCVPQRTN
- the fam3c gene encoding protein FAM3C isoform X2, whose amino-acid sequence is MVVTRMVRAGGIVKLAAIIFTFVLAAYLAFELLEVKMDFKLGNVIVKSLPMHRDDRVTPVRHKCGLSKACPDRHFAFKMASGAASVVGPKICLEDKLIMSGVKNNVGRGINIVLVNGKTGEVNKTDSFDMWGGDVAPLIQFLKAIPEGTITMMASFDDPSTKLNGEARKLIADLGSSSINNLGFRDNWIFVGGKGIKTKSPFEQHIKNSADTNKYEGWPEVLEMEGCVPQRTN